The Helianthus annuus cultivar XRQ/B chromosome 16, HanXRQr2.0-SUNRISE, whole genome shotgun sequence genome includes a window with the following:
- the LOC110920255 gene encoding F-box/kelch-repeat protein At3g23880 — protein MSDNIPIELQEEILKRLPVKSLIQFRSVSKSWKSLIDSSHFIADYSGGQPQLQEQHLFVRYQNKVGENDERKYDSIVDDDSFPHRRVSFTLPRCVKMLRGSKSVGSSHGLMCLHSDYFGDVRRDVAVIWNVLIGKAVAVAVPNVVGDASSSMYATALGFGVCPETFDPKIVKINYVNPYRWFGDIENITSIPHQVEVFTLSTGTWRSPYGGSSNLPRKSIQFSDFYSIVIDGVLYSVATDRIKTDAGIESSNLIVSFDLTSEEFQEIYLPPHLEDYQVHAFRKSGESIIVIVDDDCESFDDDISLVLYEPFTKRITNLGIKGTEHVPTFMRYYMETLLLLDQPNDMIYDKGEKRRLEAYMQRT, from the exons GCTTCCTGTGAAATCGCTGATTCAATTCCGATCCGTTTCCAAatcatggaagtctctcattgACAGCTCTCATTTCATTGCTGATTACAGCGGAGGACAGCCGCAACTGCAAGAGCAACATCTATTTGTAAGGTATCAAAATAAGGTTGGTGAAAATGATGAGCGAAAATATGATtcaattgttgatgatgatagtTTCCCCCACCGTAGAGTCTCCTTTACTCTTCCTCGATGTGTTAAGATGCTTAGAGGTTCTAAAAGTGTCGGCAGCTCTCACGGCCTGATGTGTTTGCACAGCGATTATTTTGGTGATGTTCGTAGGGACGTGGCTGTTATTTGGAATGTATTAATTGGTAAAGCAGTTGCTGTTGCTGTACCTAATGTGGTGGGAGATGCTAGTAGTAGCATGTATGCAACTGCTCTAGGCTTTGGGGTTTGTCCTGAGACTTTTGACCCTAAGATTGtcaagatcaattatgttaatCCCTACAGGTGGTTTGGTGATATTGAAAATATAACTTCCATCCCTCATCAGGTTGAGGTTTTTACGCTTAGCACAGGGACTTGGAGAAGTCCATATGGCGGCAGCAGCAATCTTCCTCGTAAATCAATTCAGTTTTCGGACTTTTATAGCATAGTTATAGATGGAGTTTTGTATTCGGTTGCTACTGATAGGATTAAGACAGATGCTGGAATTGAGtcttctaatctgattgtttcgTTTGATTTGACAAGTGAAGAGTTTCAAGAAATATACCTCCCACCTCATTTAGAAGACTACCAAG TACATGCGTTTAGGAAGAGTGGTGAATCTATAATTGTAATTGTAGACGATGATTGTGAATCATTTGATGATGATATATCACTTGTTCTTTATGAACCCTTCACAAAACGCATCACTAATCTTGGGATAAAGGGAACAGAGCATGTTCCAACTTTTATGCGTTACTACATGGAAACATTACTTCTGCTAGATCAGCCAAATGATATGATTTATGACAAAGGTGAGAAGAGAAGGCTTGAAGCATACATGCAAAGGACTTGA